From a single Rhodothermus sp. genomic region:
- the ccsA gene encoding cytochrome c biogenesis protein CcsA: MAETAGILNLRRYRQLRNAVIAWLTLVVLGAFLLRIPRIHILEHTARNLYFHVPMWFTLMAAALVSAYHSLRYLQSGDPVRDLRAREAARVGIFFGLLGLATGIVWARFTWYLGTSLWWNFDPKQSFVVIQLLIYGAYFVLRGAVEDPEKRGRVAAVYNLFAVVTMPFLLYVLPRQMESLHPGAEGSPAFSDITHPIMRLVFYPAVIGFIGLFWVLYTQRVRLALLEQRLAMLQATRLEAKS, encoded by the coding sequence ATGGCTGAAACGGCGGGAATCTTAAATCTGCGGCGCTATCGACAGCTTCGAAATGCCGTGATTGCTTGGCTGACGCTTGTTGTACTGGGCGCCTTTCTGCTGCGTATCCCGCGTATTCACATTCTGGAGCACACGGCCCGCAACCTGTATTTTCACGTGCCGATGTGGTTCACGCTGATGGCCGCCGCCCTGGTGTCGGCTTACCACTCATTGCGCTACCTGCAATCGGGTGATCCTGTTCGGGATCTGCGGGCGCGGGAGGCAGCCCGCGTTGGCATCTTCTTTGGACTGCTCGGACTGGCCACGGGCATCGTCTGGGCCCGCTTTACCTGGTACCTGGGTACGTCGCTCTGGTGGAATTTCGATCCCAAGCAATCTTTTGTCGTCATTCAGCTATTGATTTACGGAGCGTATTTCGTGCTGCGCGGAGCCGTTGAAGATCCCGAAAAGCGTGGGCGTGTGGCGGCTGTCTATAACCTGTTTGCGGTGGTGACCATGCCGTTTCTGCTCTATGTGTTGCCCCGCCAGATGGAAAGTCTGCATCCAGGTGCCGAAGGCAGTCCGGCCTTCAGCGACATTACGCATCCCATTATGCGTCTGGTGTTTTATCCGGCTGTAATTGGTTTCATCGGGCTGTTCTGGGTGCTCTATACGCAGCGAGTGCGGTTGGCCCTGCTTGAACAGCGGTTAGCAATGCTACAGGCCACGAGGCTGGAGGCAAAGTCATGA
- a CDS encoding cytochrome c maturation protein CcmE: MNKRVIKTVVGVTLLGGFFAMVMLSFGEKIGGYMNFEEAAASGTEAHVVGQWVRERPVHYDPGRNVFTFYMRDAAGVVRRVAYPNPKPANFEDAEQLVVIGRMEGDAFHAREILMKCPSKYNDVRALQQAAPPSNASRMPALPNE, encoded by the coding sequence ATGAATAAGCGAGTGATAAAGACGGTAGTTGGCGTTACCCTGCTGGGGGGCTTTTTTGCCATGGTTATGCTGAGCTTTGGCGAGAAGATTGGGGGCTACATGAACTTTGAAGAAGCTGCAGCAAGTGGCACCGAGGCGCATGTGGTGGGTCAGTGGGTGCGGGAGCGACCGGTCCATTACGATCCGGGACGAAATGTGTTTACGTTCTATATGCGGGATGCGGCGGGCGTAGTGCGGCGAGTCGCCTATCCGAATCCCAAGCCTGCCAACTTTGAGGATGCCGAGCAGCTCGTGGTGATTGGACGCATGGAGGGCGATGCGTTCCATGCCCGCGAAATTCTGATGAAATGCCCATCGAAGTATAACGATGTGCGAGCCCTGCAGCAGGCCGCACCTCCTTCGAACGCGTCGCGTATGCCTGCTCTGCCCAACGAATGA
- a CDS encoding glycosyl hydrolase, producing the protein MRYGLLFLLTFLLMPGWNGQAQRMPEPPHGYDPALFDTLQFRMIGPFRGGRSTAVTGVRDQPLVHYFGGTGGGVWKSTDGGQSWQNISDGFFGGSIGAIAVSEWDPNVIYVGGGEESIRGNVSHGYGMWKSTDGGKTWTFIGLPDSRHIGDIVIHPRNPDLVYVAVMGHAFGPNEERGVYRSKDGGKTWERILFVSEDVGAVDLAMDPTNPRILYATLWRFRRTPYSFESGGEGSGLWKSTDGGDTWVELTHNPGMPEPPIGKIGITVSADPDRLYAIVEAHEGGVFRSDDGGKTWRRVNDDRNLRQRAWYYSHIVADPKDPDVVYVLNVGFWKSKDGGRTFTRIRTPHGDHHDLWIDPDDPRHMIIADDGGAQVTYDGGETWTTYYNQPTAQFYRVTTDNVFPYRIYGAQQDNSTVRIYSRSDGPGISERDWEPTAGGESGWLAPDPKDPEIVYGGSYGGYLERYDHRTRQRRRVDIWPDNPMGHGAKDLKYRFNWNFPILFSRHDPNVLYAAANVLFKTTNEGQRWEQISPDLTRNDTTKMGPSGGPITKDNTSVEYYGTIFALAESVHEPGVIWTGSDDGLIYLTRDGGKTWQNVTPPPSIMPEWIQINSIEPDPFNPGGLYVAATMYKWDDFRPYLYKTKDYGRTWQKITNGIAADHFTRVIRADPERPGLLYAGTESGLYISFDDGEHWQRFQLNLPIVPITDLAIKGTDLIVATQGRSFWVLDHLEVLRQLTPELARQEVILFKPKDTYRLRGSFRRQPPGGLGENPPAGVVIFFYLKEKPDTATVVKLEILEEDGDVIRTFATNAKKRSDRLEVRAGSNKFVWDMRYPDAEGFEGLIMWAASLRGPLAPPGTYRVRLTVGDQVHEQTFRLLKDPRSKATDEDLQAQFAFLMEVRDKLSEVHRAIKHIREIRQDVREVIRRLPDDSTGLALQRQGRSILQKLTQVEEALYQTKNRAPQDPLNFPIRLNNKLAALMGVVGTGDFRPTDQAIAVKNELVAQIDDWLARYQEVIERELSAFNEAVLDLRLPPVAVPVLSE; encoded by the coding sequence ATGCGCTACGGTCTTTTGTTCCTGCTGACATTCCTGCTGATGCCGGGATGGAACGGGCAGGCGCAGAGGATGCCCGAGCCTCCTCATGGGTATGACCCTGCCCTGTTCGATACGTTGCAATTTCGCATGATTGGTCCTTTCCGAGGGGGCCGTTCGACGGCCGTTACCGGCGTTCGGGACCAGCCGCTCGTGCACTACTTTGGCGGAACGGGCGGCGGCGTGTGGAAAAGCACCGACGGGGGCCAGTCATGGCAGAACATATCGGACGGCTTCTTCGGTGGATCCATCGGGGCCATTGCTGTAAGCGAGTGGGATCCGAATGTGATTTATGTAGGCGGGGGTGAGGAGTCGATCCGCGGCAACGTTTCGCACGGCTACGGCATGTGGAAGTCGACCGATGGTGGCAAGACCTGGACGTTCATCGGCTTGCCGGACAGCCGCCACATTGGCGATATTGTGATTCACCCCCGCAATCCCGATCTGGTGTACGTGGCGGTCATGGGCCATGCTTTCGGACCTAACGAAGAGCGGGGCGTGTACCGCAGCAAGGATGGCGGCAAGACCTGGGAACGGATCCTGTTTGTCAGCGAAGATGTGGGGGCTGTAGATCTGGCCATGGATCCTACGAATCCACGTATTCTGTACGCGACGCTCTGGCGTTTCCGGCGCACGCCTTACAGCTTTGAAAGTGGTGGAGAAGGCTCCGGCCTCTGGAAAAGCACCGATGGGGGTGATACCTGGGTAGAGCTGACCCACAACCCGGGGATGCCTGAGCCGCCCATCGGAAAAATCGGTATTACCGTATCAGCCGATCCTGACCGACTCTATGCCATTGTTGAAGCTCACGAGGGTGGTGTGTTTCGGTCGGACGATGGGGGCAAAACCTGGCGGCGGGTTAACGATGACCGTAACCTGCGTCAGCGTGCCTGGTACTACAGCCACATTGTAGCCGACCCGAAAGACCCGGACGTCGTCTACGTATTGAACGTTGGTTTCTGGAAATCCAAAGACGGGGGGCGCACCTTCACCCGCATCCGTACGCCGCATGGCGACCATCACGACCTGTGGATCGATCCGGACGATCCACGCCATATGATTATCGCGGATGATGGCGGGGCGCAGGTTACCTATGACGGTGGTGAGACCTGGACCACCTATTATAACCAACCTACGGCTCAGTTTTATCGGGTCACGACCGACAACGTCTTTCCCTACCGCATCTATGGAGCCCAGCAGGATAACTCGACCGTGCGCATCTATAGCCGTTCAGATGGGCCCGGCATCTCGGAGCGCGACTGGGAACCCACCGCCGGAGGTGAAAGCGGATGGCTTGCCCCCGATCCTAAGGATCCTGAAATTGTCTATGGTGGCTCGTACGGGGGGTACCTGGAGCGTTACGACCACCGCACCCGCCAGCGGCGACGTGTGGACATCTGGCCCGACAATCCCATGGGCCATGGCGCCAAAGATCTGAAATATCGCTTTAACTGGAACTTTCCCATCCTTTTCTCGCGGCATGATCCGAACGTGCTCTATGCAGCGGCCAATGTGCTGTTCAAAACCACCAACGAAGGGCAGCGCTGGGAGCAGATCAGTCCGGATCTGACGCGCAACGATACGACGAAGATGGGGCCCTCAGGCGGGCCGATCACGAAAGACAACACCAGCGTGGAGTACTACGGGACGATTTTCGCGCTGGCCGAATCGGTGCACGAACCCGGTGTGATCTGGACGGGTTCGGACGACGGGTTGATCTATCTGACCCGCGACGGAGGCAAAACCTGGCAGAACGTAACGCCGCCGCCCTCAATCATGCCTGAATGGATTCAGATCAACAGCATCGAACCCGATCCGTTCAATCCAGGCGGTCTGTATGTGGCGGCCACCATGTACAAATGGGACGACTTCCGCCCCTACCTCTACAAAACCAAAGATTACGGACGAACCTGGCAGAAGATCACCAACGGTATTGCTGCAGATCACTTCACGCGCGTCATTCGTGCCGATCCAGAGCGTCCGGGGTTGCTCTATGCTGGGACCGAAAGTGGCCTGTACATCTCCTTCGATGATGGGGAGCACTGGCAACGCTTCCAGCTCAACCTGCCGATCGTGCCCATTACGGATCTGGCTATTAAAGGCACCGACCTGATTGTGGCCACGCAGGGCCGGAGCTTCTGGGTGCTGGACCATCTGGAAGTACTCCGGCAGCTTACCCCCGAGCTGGCCCGTCAGGAGGTCATCCTGTTTAAGCCCAAAGATACATACCGGTTGCGGGGAAGCTTCAGGCGTCAGCCGCCGGGCGGGTTGGGCGAAAATCCGCCGGCCGGTGTGGTCATCTTCTTCTACCTGAAGGAAAAGCCAGACACGGCCACGGTGGTGAAACTGGAAATCCTGGAGGAGGATGGCGACGTGATCCGCACATTTGCCACCAATGCAAAGAAACGGTCCGATCGACTGGAGGTGCGAGCCGGCAGCAACAAGTTTGTCTGGGACATGCGCTACCCGGACGCCGAGGGCTTCGAGGGGCTGATCATGTGGGCCGCCAGCCTGCGAGGGCCGCTGGCGCCGCCCGGCACCTATCGGGTACGCCTCACCGTAGGCGACCAGGTGCACGAACAAACCTTCCGTTTACTTAAGGATCCCCGGAGTAAGGCTACCGACGAAGACCTGCAGGCACAGTTTGCTTTCCTCATGGAAGTGCGTGATAAGCTCTCGGAAGTGCATCGTGCGATCAAACATATCCGGGAGATTCGACAGGACGTTCGGGAGGTGATCCGGCGGCTGCCAGACGACTCGACAGGCCTGGCATTGCAGCGGCAGGGACGATCGATCCTACAGAAGCTCACACAGGTGGAAGAGGCGCTGTACCAGACGAAGAATCGGGCACCACAGGATCCGTTGAACTTCCCGATCCGGCTTAACAATAAGCTGGCCGCGTTGATGGGTGTGGTAGGTACGGGTGACTTCCGGCCTACCGACCAGGCTATCGCGGTCAAAAATGAGCTGGTTGCGCAGATCGATGACTGGCTGGCCCGCTATCAGGAGGTAATCGAACGGGAGCTGTCGGCCTTCAATGAGGCGGTGCTGGATCTGCGTCTGCCACCAGTGGCTGTACCTGTTCTTTCCGAATAA
- a CDS encoding 3'(2'),5'-bisphosphate nucleotidase — MSIKERDVALAAVREAAMLCRHIQAAIGPDVLEKKDRSPVTVADFGSQALICRRLAEAFPNDPIMAEEDSTALRAPGQAALLERVVAEVRRLVPEATTETVCAWIDRGNLTVYRPRFWALDPIDGTKGFLRGDQYAIALALIVEGQVQVAALACPNLSFTPEAEIPRGVVFTALRGEGAWAWPLEAAGEPVRIQVSSTGDPAQARFCESFESAHSAHDTAAEVARYLGITLPPRRLDSQAKYAMVARGEADLYLRLPTRPGYVEKVWDHAAGALIVAEAGGRVTDIHGRPLRFDQGTTLAENRGVVVSNGLLHDAVLEAIATVGVS, encoded by the coding sequence ATGTCCATAAAGGAACGGGACGTAGCGCTGGCGGCTGTGCGTGAAGCGGCGATGCTATGCCGCCACATTCAGGCGGCTATCGGTCCCGATGTGCTGGAGAAAAAGGATCGAAGCCCGGTCACGGTGGCTGATTTTGGGAGTCAGGCGCTGATCTGCCGGCGGCTGGCCGAGGCGTTTCCGAACGATCCAATCATGGCCGAAGAGGACAGTACGGCGCTGCGAGCCCCCGGACAGGCGGCGTTGCTGGAGCGGGTCGTAGCTGAAGTGCGACGGCTGGTGCCGGAAGCTACGACCGAGACAGTGTGCGCCTGGATTGACCGGGGCAACCTGACGGTGTACCGGCCGCGTTTCTGGGCGCTGGATCCGATCGACGGTACGAAGGGCTTCCTGCGGGGCGATCAGTATGCGATTGCGCTGGCGCTCATTGTGGAGGGACAGGTGCAGGTGGCCGCGCTGGCCTGCCCGAACCTATCGTTTACGCCCGAAGCAGAGATACCCCGGGGCGTGGTGTTTACGGCCCTGCGCGGCGAAGGGGCCTGGGCCTGGCCGCTGGAAGCAGCCGGTGAGCCCGTGCGCATTCAGGTGAGCAGCACAGGCGACCCGGCGCAGGCGCGGTTTTGCGAATCGTTCGAGTCGGCGCACAGTGCGCATGACACCGCAGCCGAAGTGGCCCGATACCTGGGCATAACCCTGCCCCCTCGCCGCCTTGACAGCCAGGCCAAGTATGCAATGGTAGCACGTGGCGAGGCCGATCTCTACCTGCGGTTACCCACGCGCCCCGGCTATGTCGAGAAGGTCTGGGATCATGCGGCCGGTGCGCTGATCGTGGCCGAGGCAGGGGGAAGGGTTACGGACATCCATGGGCGGCCGCTGCGCTTTGACCAGGGAACCACGCTTGCCGAGAACCGGGGGGTGGTGGTCTCCAACGGCTTGCTGCACGACGCCGTGCTGGAGGCCATCGCAACCGTCGGAGTCTCGTAG
- a CDS encoding TIGR01458 family HAD-type hydrolase — protein MPLPEALRQVRAFVFDLDGTLYQGTQALPGAVAAVQALQRAGYAICFATNTTSKSRRQLVEKLQRLGFRATPAQIFSPPALAGAFLRKQNASAYLLVPEAAWEDFEGVRLEETHPDFVVVGDLGPAWTFERLNHAFRLIQEQGARLIGLGRTRYWQTDTGLQLDAGPFIAALEYATGCSALIFGKPDRRFFEQIGAALHLAPDQIAMVGDDIRTDVEAAMQAGLCGVLVRTGKFRPADLEGSVQPDLVLDAVADLQP, from the coding sequence ATGCCGCTGCCCGAAGCGCTCCGACAGGTGCGCGCGTTTGTATTTGACCTGGATGGCACCCTTTACCAGGGCACGCAGGCGCTGCCCGGTGCGGTTGCGGCCGTACAGGCGCTACAGCGGGCCGGCTACGCGATCTGCTTCGCCACCAACACCACCTCGAAAAGCCGCCGTCAGCTTGTCGAAAAATTACAGCGGTTGGGCTTCAGGGCTACGCCTGCCCAGATCTTCAGTCCCCCGGCCCTTGCAGGCGCTTTTCTGCGAAAGCAAAACGCTTCGGCCTACCTGCTGGTACCTGAAGCTGCATGGGAGGACTTCGAAGGCGTACGCCTGGAGGAGACACACCCGGACTTCGTTGTCGTAGGCGACTTGGGACCAGCCTGGACTTTTGAACGGCTCAACCATGCGTTTCGCCTGATCCAGGAACAGGGTGCTCGCCTGATCGGCCTGGGACGCACCCGCTACTGGCAGACCGATACCGGGCTGCAGCTCGATGCCGGACCGTTCATTGCAGCCCTTGAATATGCCACAGGTTGCTCGGCGCTTATTTTTGGTAAGCCGGACCGCCGCTTCTTTGAACAAATCGGGGCCGCGCTACACCTGGCCCCGGACCAGATCGCTATGGTCGGTGACGACATCCGAACAGACGTCGAAGCGGCCATGCAGGCGGGTCTGTGTGGTGTGCTTGTACGAACGGGCAAATTTCGGCCGGCCGATCTGGAAGGATCCGTCCAACCCGACCTGGTGCTCGACGCTGTAGCCGACCTGCAACCGTAG
- a CDS encoding amino acid racemase: protein MKDKLIGVIGGMGPYAGLELVRHIFDQTLAASDQEHLPVVLFSMGDRVPDRSAFLFGKTPENPGHAIAEQIRLAESVGAVVAGIPCNTAHAPPIFNVILDELARTGSRVRVLHLIEETVRFLREHYPDVRRVGVLSTLATYRLGLYRDALEAAGYEAVIADESVQETIVNRAIFDPSYGIKAQSHPVSKIARQSVLTAIAHLRQKHVEAVVLGCTELPLAIPEMELDGLPIIDPSLALARALIRETYPEQLKPL from the coding sequence ATGAAAGATAAGTTGATCGGCGTCATTGGCGGAATGGGTCCCTATGCCGGACTGGAACTGGTCCGCCATATTTTTGATCAGACGCTGGCCGCCTCCGATCAGGAGCACCTGCCCGTTGTGCTGTTTTCAATGGGCGACCGCGTACCCGACCGCAGCGCGTTTCTTTTTGGAAAAACTCCGGAAAATCCAGGCCATGCTATTGCCGAGCAGATTCGATTAGCCGAGTCGGTCGGTGCGGTTGTCGCCGGCATTCCCTGTAACACGGCCCATGCTCCGCCCATTTTCAACGTGATTCTGGACGAGCTGGCCCGCACAGGAAGCCGCGTGCGGGTGTTGCACCTGATTGAAGAAACGGTGCGCTTCCTGCGTGAGCACTACCCAGATGTCCGGCGGGTAGGCGTGCTTTCAACGCTGGCGACCTACCGGCTGGGCCTTTACCGTGACGCCCTGGAAGCCGCCGGTTATGAAGCGGTCATCGCTGATGAAAGCGTGCAGGAGACCATCGTCAACCGGGCCATCTTCGATCCTTCCTATGGCATCAAGGCCCAGAGCCATCCGGTCTCCAAGATCGCACGTCAGAGCGTACTGACAGCTATTGCCCACCTGCGCCAGAAGCACGTCGAAGCCGTGGTGCTGGGCTGTACAGAGCTCCCACTGGCTATACCCGAAATGGAACTGGACGGCCTGCCGATTATTGATCCGTCGCTGGCGTTGGCCCGTGCGTTGATCCGGGAAACGTATCCGGAACAACTCAAACCGCTGTAA
- a CDS encoding P1 family peptidase translates to MGSRGQSSERPRARDLGIAPGIFQPGPLNAITDVPGVRVGHVTLIQGDTIRTGATAILPHGGNLFQEKVPAGIAVGNGFGKLMGSTQVMELGEIETPIVLTNTLSVPQAAEAILSWTLRQPGNENVRSVNPVVGETNDGFLNNIRARVLQADQILQAIERATTGPVPEGNVGAGTGTIAFGWKGGIGTSSRVLPEALGGYTVGVLVQANFGGILHILGVPVGYELGRYYLREFVEDASADGSIMIVIATDAPLSDRNLTRLARRAFLGVARTGSPMTNGSGDYAIAFSTAPEVRRTPERRRGVGTYQELSNERMSPLFQAVVEATEEAIYNALFQAETMEGYRGRVEALPLDRVQELLRKYGRLQ, encoded by the coding sequence ATGGGAAGCCGGGGACAGTCGTCTGAGCGGCCGCGGGCGCGTGATCTGGGCATAGCTCCGGGCATTTTTCAGCCCGGCCCGCTGAATGCGATCACGGATGTGCCGGGTGTACGTGTGGGGCATGTCACCTTGATCCAGGGCGACACCATTCGCACGGGAGCCACTGCAATCCTGCCGCATGGTGGCAACCTGTTTCAGGAAAAAGTGCCGGCGGGCATCGCCGTAGGCAATGGCTTTGGTAAGCTGATGGGCAGCACGCAAGTGATGGAACTGGGAGAAATTGAAACGCCCATTGTGCTGACCAATACGCTTTCGGTGCCGCAGGCGGCTGAAGCCATCCTGAGCTGGACGCTTCGGCAGCCTGGCAATGAAAACGTACGATCGGTCAATCCGGTGGTAGGAGAGACAAACGACGGATTTCTCAACAACATTCGGGCGCGGGTCTTGCAGGCAGACCAGATTTTGCAGGCCATCGAGCGGGCAACGACTGGTCCGGTACCCGAAGGAAATGTGGGGGCCGGTACCGGTACGATTGCGTTTGGATGGAAAGGCGGTATCGGCACCAGCTCACGTGTCTTGCCTGAAGCACTGGGGGGCTATACGGTAGGGGTGCTTGTGCAGGCCAACTTTGGGGGCATCCTGCATATTCTGGGGGTACCGGTGGGGTATGAACTGGGGCGTTACTACCTGCGAGAGTTTGTTGAGGATGCCTCGGCCGACGGGTCCATCATGATTGTAATTGCTACAGATGCCCCACTTTCGGATCGCAACCTGACCCGATTGGCCCGGCGGGCCTTTTTAGGAGTGGCACGAACCGGCTCGCCCATGACAAATGGTTCTGGGGATTACGCGATTGCCTTCTCCACGGCTCCTGAAGTGCGACGGACGCCCGAACGCCGGCGCGGTGTGGGCACCTATCAGGAGCTATCCAATGAGCGCATGTCACCGCTTTTCCAGGCCGTGGTGGAGGCGACCGAGGAAGCCATTTACAATGCCCTGTTTCAGGCTGAAACCATGGAGGGCTATCGGGGACGTGTAGAGGCGCTACCGTTGGACCGCGTGCAGGAATTGCTGCGGAAATACGGTCGCCTTCAATGA